The following coding sequences lie in one Kribbella sp. NBC_00709 genomic window:
- a CDS encoding ABC transporter ATP-binding protein, producing MEGTVSSGTNVIEVVEATDLVRVYGEGDTAVNALRGVDVRIEPGQLTAVMGPSGSGKSTLMHILAGLDRPTSGSVKIDGIEITTLGDDALTKLRRQHIGFIFQFFNLLPMLTARDNILLPLTIAGAKPDPEFFDTLVDRVGLSDRLEHRPAELSGGQQQRVAIARALVSRPTVVFADEPTGNLDSRTSGEILTLMRSSVEEYGQTTVMVTHDAKAAAMADRVLYLADGEIVKETGRSSQHEILQIIDTLDLQ from the coding sequence ATGGAGGGGACAGTCTCATCCGGTACCAATGTCATCGAGGTCGTGGAGGCGACGGATCTCGTCCGCGTCTACGGCGAAGGAGATACCGCTGTGAACGCCTTGCGAGGCGTGGACGTGCGGATCGAACCCGGCCAGCTCACGGCGGTGATGGGACCGTCCGGGTCGGGCAAGTCGACGCTGATGCACATCCTGGCCGGGCTGGACCGGCCGACATCCGGCTCGGTCAAGATCGACGGTATCGAGATCACGACGCTCGGTGACGACGCGCTTACCAAGCTCCGCCGTCAGCACATCGGATTCATCTTCCAGTTCTTCAACCTGCTGCCGATGCTCACCGCTCGCGACAACATCCTGCTGCCGCTGACGATCGCCGGCGCGAAGCCGGATCCGGAGTTCTTCGACACTCTGGTCGATCGGGTCGGCCTGTCCGACCGCCTCGAGCACCGGCCGGCCGAGCTGTCCGGCGGCCAGCAGCAGCGGGTCGCGATCGCGCGGGCCCTGGTGTCGCGGCCGACCGTGGTGTTCGCCGACGAGCCGACCGGCAACCTCGACTCCCGGACCAGCGGCGAGATCCTCACGCTGATGCGGTCCTCGGTCGAGGAGTACGGCCAGACCACGGTGATGGTGACGCACGACGCCAAGGCCGCTGCGATGGCCGACCGGGTGCTCTACCTGGCCGACGGCGAGATCGTGAAGGAGACCGGCCGGTCCAGCCAGCACGAGATCCTGCAGATCATCGACACCCTGGACCTGCAGTGA
- a CDS encoding carboxylate-amine ligase, which produces MRVPSFGVEEELLLVSATGDPLPRSKAVVADLPDVELELTRAMVEINSPVCTTAAELRGHLSDLRAKLADAAAEEGARLLAIAVPPQGEAAQPITRKARYQELALRWGLLAREQGVCGCHVHVEVPDRQAAVRASNHVRPWLPALLALTANSPIYLGRDTGFASWRWLMTSRWPCAGPPPYLESPEHFDALVSMHLAAGTLIDERMVYWDIRPSSHLPTVEVRVSDVPLTIDETVLLATLIRALVMTALDDGDQGPKIEPEVLRAAYWLAARDGLTANGLDVRTAEPLPIAELLQRLRQHVEPALRKLDALDLVDNGLQRALTDGNGAVKQRKVFREGGDFTALTEITPAPKN; this is translated from the coding sequence GTGAGGGTTCCGTCGTTCGGAGTAGAAGAAGAGCTGTTGCTGGTATCCGCCACCGGTGATCCGCTGCCACGCAGCAAGGCAGTCGTCGCGGACCTGCCAGACGTAGAGCTGGAGCTGACGCGCGCCATGGTGGAGATCAACTCGCCGGTCTGCACAACCGCGGCCGAGTTGCGGGGCCACCTGTCGGATCTGCGCGCCAAACTCGCCGATGCCGCGGCTGAGGAGGGCGCACGATTGCTGGCGATTGCAGTGCCTCCGCAGGGTGAGGCGGCCCAGCCGATCACCAGGAAGGCGCGCTACCAGGAGCTGGCGCTGCGGTGGGGGCTGCTGGCGCGCGAGCAAGGCGTGTGCGGGTGCCATGTCCATGTGGAGGTTCCAGACAGGCAGGCCGCAGTCAGAGCCAGCAATCACGTACGGCCATGGCTTCCGGCGCTGCTGGCTCTCACGGCGAACTCGCCGATCTATCTGGGCCGGGACACCGGCTTCGCGAGCTGGCGCTGGCTGATGACGAGCCGCTGGCCGTGCGCCGGACCGCCGCCGTACCTGGAGTCGCCTGAACACTTCGACGCTCTGGTGAGCATGCATCTGGCTGCGGGCACACTCATCGACGAGCGGATGGTCTACTGGGACATCCGCCCGTCCTCGCACCTGCCGACAGTAGAGGTGCGGGTCAGCGACGTACCGCTGACCATCGACGAGACTGTGCTCCTGGCCACTCTCATCCGTGCACTGGTGATGACCGCACTGGACGACGGCGACCAGGGCCCGAAGATCGAGCCCGAGGTACTGCGGGCCGCGTACTGGCTCGCAGCCCGCGACGGACTCACCGCGAACGGCCTGGACGTCCGCACCGCCGAACCACTGCCGATCGCCGAGCTCCTGCAAAGACTGCGACAACACGTCGAACCAGCACTGCGAAAGCTCGACGCACTGGACCTGGTCGACAACGGACTCCAACGTGCTCTCACAGACGGCAACGGTGCCGTCAAGCAGCGCAAGGTGTTCCGTGAGGGCGGCGACTTCACCGCCCTCACGGAGATCACGCCGGCACCGAAGAATTGA
- a CDS encoding glycerophosphodiester phosphodiesterase family protein: MRRLPRALLPCALIAGLLLPAAPAAAHRGDFDIQAHRGGLGLTVESTIASFSHGLELGVSTLELDVQITQDGYAVVTHDRKVDGKKCRDTAPYTPDDPEHPYVGKFVNTLSLKQVKQLDCGSLPQSGFPEQQPDPGARMPELRDIFALVHRYRAYGVKLNVETKVEAGAPAETAPREQFVQVVASEIRRANIARQVTIQSFDWGSLMRMRQVMPELPLVALDNYDFLQVGKPGKSPWLGGLDIDDFGGDPLKAVKSFGAAAISPVDGFPQGGKITDPAFRPYFTATTVKAAHKAGLKVIPWTVDDPATIKWFIDQGVDGIISDYPDRVRDVVRSEGFRLPQAYDAPALRALPSAHAHNDYDHRRPLQDALDRGFNSVEADVWLVAGELRVAHDLTDAKPGRNLESLYLKPLADRVRENHGQVYKHGQDFQLLIDIKSDGPSTYAAVDKALAKYRGISTIFVNGRVLKGAVTSVISGNRPLDDMKAQKLRYAGYDGRLGDLQSGMPASLMPLVSDNWSNVFTWRGIGPMPEAEKTKLHDIVVNAHHAGYKVRFWETPDTPGAAREALWRELTAANVDYLNTDDLHGLEDFLRG; this comes from the coding sequence ATGCGCCGCCTTCCCCGCGCACTGCTTCCGTGCGCGCTGATCGCCGGACTGCTGCTTCCGGCCGCCCCGGCCGCCGCCCACCGCGGTGATTTCGACATCCAGGCCCACCGCGGTGGGCTCGGACTCACCGTGGAGAGCACGATCGCCTCGTTCTCGCACGGCCTCGAGCTCGGCGTCAGCACGCTGGAGCTCGACGTCCAGATCACGCAGGACGGGTACGCCGTCGTCACCCACGACCGGAAGGTCGACGGCAAGAAGTGCCGCGACACCGCGCCGTACACGCCGGACGACCCGGAGCACCCGTACGTCGGCAAGTTCGTCAACACGCTGTCACTGAAGCAGGTCAAGCAGCTCGACTGCGGTTCGCTGCCGCAGTCCGGCTTCCCCGAGCAGCAGCCCGACCCGGGCGCCCGGATGCCGGAGCTGCGCGACATCTTCGCGCTCGTGCACCGCTACCGCGCGTACGGCGTGAAGCTGAACGTGGAGACCAAGGTCGAGGCCGGCGCCCCGGCGGAGACCGCGCCGCGCGAACAGTTCGTCCAGGTGGTCGCCAGTGAGATCCGCCGGGCGAACATCGCCCGGCAGGTGACGATCCAGAGCTTCGACTGGGGTTCGCTGATGCGGATGCGCCAGGTGATGCCGGAGCTGCCGCTGGTCGCGCTGGACAACTACGACTTCCTCCAGGTCGGCAAGCCTGGCAAGTCGCCGTGGCTGGGCGGTCTCGACATCGACGACTTCGGCGGCGACCCGCTCAAGGCGGTCAAGTCCTTCGGCGCGGCCGCGATCTCGCCCGTGGACGGGTTCCCGCAGGGCGGGAAGATCACCGACCCGGCATTCCGGCCGTACTTCACGGCAACCACGGTGAAGGCGGCACACAAGGCCGGTCTGAAGGTCATCCCGTGGACGGTCGACGATCCGGCCACCATCAAATGGTTCATCGACCAGGGCGTCGACGGGATCATCAGCGACTACCCCGACCGGGTGCGCGACGTCGTACGGTCCGAAGGCTTCCGGCTCCCGCAGGCGTACGACGCTCCCGCCCTCCGGGCGTTGCCGTCGGCGCACGCGCACAACGACTACGACCACCGGCGGCCGTTGCAGGATGCGCTGGACCGTGGGTTCAACAGCGTCGAGGCGGACGTGTGGCTGGTCGCCGGTGAGCTGCGCGTCGCGCACGACCTGACCGACGCCAAGCCCGGACGCAACCTGGAGAGCCTGTACCTGAAGCCGCTGGCGGACCGGGTCCGAGAGAACCACGGGCAGGTGTACAAGCACGGCCAGGACTTCCAGCTGCTGATCGACATCAAGAGCGACGGTCCGTCGACGTACGCCGCCGTCGACAAGGCACTGGCGAAGTACCGCGGGATCAGCACGATCTTCGTCAACGGCCGCGTGCTCAAGGGTGCCGTCACCTCAGTGATCAGCGGCAACCGCCCGCTGGACGACATGAAGGCCCAGAAGCTCCGCTACGCCGGGTACGACGGCCGGCTGGGCGACCTGCAGTCCGGCATGCCGGCGTCCTTGATGCCGCTGGTCAGCGACAACTGGTCCAACGTGTTCACCTGGCGTGGCATCGGCCCGATGCCGGAGGCCGAGAAGACCAAGCTGCACGACATCGTCGTCAACGCCCACCACGCCGGCTACAAGGTCCGCTTCTGGGAAACCCCGGACACCCCAGGCGCCGCCCGCGAAGCCCTCTGGCGCGAACTGACCGCCGCCAACGTCGACTACCTCAACACCGACGACCTCCACGGACTGGAGGACTTCCTGCGGGGCTAG
- a CDS encoding S8 family serine peptidase, whose amino-acid sequence MALSALLALAVTPAAAAPPEPSLPVQVDGTKNVTLITGDKVQVTPAGSGRSNVRFFPTDTAHAGYETRTVGKDVYVVPDSAARLVNSGKVDQALFNVSGLIRQGYDDSSTGQIPVIATYKPTARAALQAVPAGSTRTRMLSSVGAAAYKTRAHDTWQALSTGPDVQKLWLDMKVHKTLDQSVPYVGAPQAWAAGYDGTGTTVAVLDSGVDAEHPDLVGAVKEQQNFTDSPDVADHDGHGTHTSSTVAGRGVASNGRNKGVAPGAQLLSGKVLNDYGSGDLSWIIAGMEWAVAEGADVISMSIGTSEPVDCTDPMAAAVDRISADSGVLFVIAAGNLGGPAEAITSPGCAASAMTVAATDLTQTTADFSSRGPVLSNHAVKPDIAAPGVDITAARAGGRGDSAYVDMSGTSMATPHVAGAAAILKQEHPSWTGQQLKAVLQNSVRAESKVGIYEQGAGELNVAQAVTQQVTGPATVDLGTFAWPHTSGQKVTKQLTYHNDGTEPVTLTVTADARGNNGKPLPSALISFGKSVTVPAGGTADLPVTVDPSAALDYGLYGAISTRLVAKSNGGQTVVTPLGFYLEPQYVDVTFKLIDRDGKPATSISSLDVFDLDSIAAQRVGFDGADQTLHLRAGTYSLAATVAHDGADGLVDSYAFLGDPEITLTKNTTITYDARTAAEATVTTDRPTQRKGGSLTYGRVVDNWILSSSRSYGTTVKSIYLGTTSKARRGTFEVVEGWQYGSPAGAKSPYLYSLAFTHEQQVKGKPAHRVRDRELATIDATYYTPGKDYTYSEYVDVWRPWSINLIPTGDRGSVAAPTRVQHLVTADKDTKVSQMVGHSDAMAWPFATLMTSTATAYKAGSRHSESWYKAGLRPGLVTDQTTGHKYAPAARDGNTIWSSFASWADTQPGHFSSQGFLDLGGTELFANGVSLGEYGYYGQGVWDVPAAATDLELKYNLIRWQRGDYKWESPSTVETRWKWRSSSADAGKPLPLLFPDYDLPVDLHDRAARVPAFPVTISAESGQWYTAGRFATARVSASYDDGATWTKVPTVNLGTKAIALVNNLKATSFVTLKVELTDTHGKSVTQTLNHFYGVES is encoded by the coding sequence GTGGCTCTCTCCGCCCTTCTCGCCCTAGCAGTCACACCCGCGGCCGCCGCACCGCCCGAACCCTCCCTGCCGGTCCAGGTCGACGGCACCAAGAACGTCACGCTGATCACCGGTGACAAGGTGCAGGTCACTCCAGCAGGTTCCGGCCGCAGCAACGTGCGGTTCTTCCCCACGGACACAGCTCACGCCGGCTACGAGACGCGGACAGTCGGCAAGGACGTGTACGTCGTACCTGATAGCGCCGCCCGTCTCGTCAACAGCGGCAAGGTGGACCAGGCCCTGTTCAACGTCAGCGGTCTGATCCGGCAGGGGTACGACGACTCGTCGACCGGCCAGATCCCCGTCATCGCGACGTACAAGCCGACTGCCCGCGCCGCACTGCAGGCCGTGCCGGCCGGCTCCACTCGCACCCGGATGCTGTCGTCGGTGGGTGCGGCGGCGTACAAGACCCGTGCCCACGACACCTGGCAGGCCCTGTCGACCGGTCCGGACGTCCAGAAGCTCTGGCTGGACATGAAGGTGCACAAGACCCTCGACCAGAGCGTCCCGTACGTCGGTGCGCCGCAGGCCTGGGCAGCCGGGTACGACGGAACCGGTACGACGGTCGCCGTACTGGACTCCGGTGTCGACGCCGAGCACCCCGACCTCGTCGGCGCCGTGAAGGAGCAGCAGAACTTCACCGACAGCCCGGACGTGGCCGACCACGACGGTCATGGCACGCACACGTCGTCCACCGTCGCCGGCCGTGGTGTCGCCTCCAACGGCCGCAACAAGGGCGTCGCTCCGGGCGCGCAACTGTTGTCGGGCAAGGTCCTGAACGACTACGGCAGCGGCGATCTCTCCTGGATCATCGCCGGCATGGAATGGGCCGTGGCCGAGGGCGCGGACGTCATCAGCATGAGCATCGGTACGTCGGAACCCGTCGACTGCACCGACCCGATGGCGGCCGCGGTCGACCGGATCAGCGCCGATTCCGGCGTGCTGTTCGTCATTGCCGCGGGCAACCTCGGCGGACCGGCCGAGGCGATCACCAGCCCGGGCTGCGCCGCGTCCGCGATGACCGTGGCGGCCACCGATCTCACCCAGACCACGGCGGACTTCTCCAGCCGTGGGCCGGTTCTCTCCAACCACGCCGTCAAGCCCGATATCGCGGCGCCCGGCGTGGACATCACCGCTGCGCGGGCGGGAGGGCGCGGCGACTCGGCGTACGTCGACATGAGCGGTACATCGATGGCGACCCCGCATGTCGCCGGCGCGGCAGCGATCCTCAAGCAGGAACACCCGAGCTGGACCGGTCAGCAACTGAAGGCGGTCCTGCAGAACTCGGTCCGCGCGGAGAGCAAGGTCGGCATCTACGAACAAGGCGCGGGCGAGCTCAACGTCGCGCAGGCGGTGACGCAGCAGGTCACTGGTCCGGCCACCGTCGATCTCGGCACGTTCGCCTGGCCGCACACGTCGGGCCAGAAGGTCACCAAGCAGCTGACCTACCACAACGACGGCACCGAACCGGTCACGCTGACCGTGACGGCCGATGCCCGCGGCAACAACGGGAAGCCGTTGCCGTCGGCGCTGATCAGCTTCGGCAAGTCGGTGACGGTCCCAGCCGGTGGCACCGCTGACCTGCCGGTCACCGTCGACCCGTCCGCGGCGCTCGACTACGGCCTGTACGGTGCGATCAGTACACGTTTGGTTGCCAAGAGCAACGGCGGGCAGACCGTGGTGACGCCGCTCGGTTTCTACCTCGAGCCGCAGTACGTCGACGTCACGTTCAAGCTGATCGACCGGGACGGGAAGCCGGCCACCTCGATCTCCTCGCTGGACGTCTTCGACCTCGACAGCATCGCCGCGCAGCGAGTCGGCTTCGACGGCGCCGACCAGACCCTGCATCTGCGTGCCGGCACGTACTCGCTGGCCGCCACGGTCGCGCACGACGGCGCAGATGGGTTGGTCGACTCGTACGCGTTCCTGGGTGATCCGGAGATCACGCTGACGAAGAACACCACGATCACGTACGACGCCCGGACCGCCGCCGAGGCGACTGTGACGACCGATCGGCCGACGCAGCGCAAGGGCGGCAGTCTGACGTACGGGCGCGTGGTCGACAACTGGATCCTGTCCTCGAGCCGGAGCTACGGCACCACGGTCAAGTCGATCTACCTTGGTACGACGTCCAAGGCCCGGCGCGGGACGTTCGAGGTGGTCGAGGGATGGCAGTACGGATCACCGGCCGGCGCGAAGTCGCCGTACCTCTACAGCCTGGCGTTCACGCACGAGCAGCAGGTGAAGGGCAAGCCGGCGCACCGCGTCCGGGATCGTGAGCTGGCGACGATCGACGCGACGTACTACACGCCGGGCAAGGACTACACCTACTCCGAGTACGTCGACGTGTGGCGACCGTGGAGCATCAACCTGATCCCGACCGGCGATCGCGGATCCGTCGCGGCGCCGACCCGCGTGCAGCACCTCGTCACGGCCGACAAGGACACCAAGGTGTCGCAGATGGTCGGGCATTCGGATGCGATGGCGTGGCCGTTCGCGACGCTGATGACGTCGACGGCGACGGCGTACAAGGCGGGGAGCCGGCACAGCGAGAGCTGGTACAAGGCCGGTCTGCGGCCAGGGCTGGTGACCGATCAGACGACCGGTCACAAGTACGCTCCGGCAGCGCGCGACGGGAACACGATCTGGAGCAGCTTCGCCAGCTGGGCGGACACACAGCCGGGTCACTTCTCGTCCCAGGGTTTCCTCGACCTGGGCGGCACCGAGCTGTTCGCGAACGGTGTCTCGCTGGGGGAGTACGGGTACTACGGCCAGGGTGTGTGGGACGTGCCGGCTGCGGCGACCGACCTGGAGCTGAAGTACAACCTGATCCGCTGGCAGCGCGGCGACTACAAGTGGGAGTCACCGTCGACGGTCGAAACTCGGTGGAAGTGGCGCAGCTCGTCGGCGGACGCGGGTAAGCCGTTGCCGCTGCTGTTCCCCGACTACGACCTGCCGGTCGATCTGCACGACCGTGCGGCACGGGTGCCGGCGTTCCCGGTCACGATCAGCGCGGAGTCCGGCCAGTGGTACACCGCCGGGCGCTTCGCGACGGCCCGCGTCTCGGCGTCGTACGACGACGGCGCGACCTGGACGAAGGTGCCGACCGTCAACCTCGGCACGAAGGCGATCGCACTGGTCAACAACCTGAAGGCGACATCGTTCGTCACGCTCAAGGTCGAGCTGACCGACACCCACGGGAAGTCGGTGACGCAGACGCTGAACCACTTCTACGGAGTGGAGAGTTGA
- a CDS encoding matrixin family metalloprotease, giving the protein MRVLLPVVLLSAVMLPIGATAEASTCSVPSLGALTRADLPEGTSVVDCQATGRILRLGNAGVEIPAPGHGVGVAAVSVAGAEQIFQVSVSADGRISYPETTVHNSGGATAGAAASPSACSDGAYSLTGTEWFGTKYKWYIGDGGMPGALSRSKAQAAFADVINNITGSYNDCGYTDQVSALSQYMGTTTYESDISSSTTCTTPDGESTWDAGNLSTGVLAATCWWYQPSGQATNLTVEADVRYNTTDYNFSDSPSTCSSQYDVREVGTHEAGHVFGLGHVGSGHTNLTMYTSSGTCDTKERTLGKGDVLGLRALY; this is encoded by the coding sequence GTGAGGGTGCTTCTTCCGGTCGTTCTGCTGTCCGCCGTCATGCTGCCGATCGGCGCCACGGCGGAGGCCTCGACATGTTCGGTCCCGAGCCTCGGTGCGCTGACGCGTGCGGATCTGCCGGAGGGAACGTCCGTCGTCGACTGTCAGGCGACCGGACGCATCCTGCGTCTGGGCAACGCGGGCGTGGAGATTCCCGCTCCCGGGCATGGTGTCGGGGTTGCTGCCGTCTCCGTCGCCGGAGCGGAGCAGATCTTCCAGGTGTCGGTCTCCGCGGACGGCCGGATCTCGTACCCGGAAACCACGGTGCACAACTCCGGTGGAGCGACTGCCGGCGCCGCGGCGTCCCCGTCGGCATGTAGCGACGGTGCGTATTCCCTGACCGGAACGGAATGGTTCGGCACGAAATACAAGTGGTACATCGGCGACGGCGGAATGCCGGGAGCGCTGTCCCGGTCGAAGGCGCAGGCAGCCTTCGCCGATGTCATCAACAACATCACCGGCAGTTACAACGACTGCGGTTACACCGACCAGGTCAGCGCCCTCAGCCAGTACATGGGGACGACCACCTACGAGTCCGACATCTCGTCCAGCACCACCTGCACGACGCCGGATGGTGAGAGCACCTGGGACGCGGGCAATCTGTCGACCGGCGTCCTGGCGGCCACCTGCTGGTGGTACCAGCCGTCCGGCCAGGCGACCAACCTGACCGTGGAAGCCGACGTGCGCTACAACACGACCGACTACAACTTCTCGGACAGCCCGAGCACGTGCAGTTCGCAGTACGACGTGCGCGAGGTCGGGACCCATGAGGCGGGGCACGTCTTCGGCCTGGGGCACGTCGGATCCGGTCATACGAATCTGACCATGTACACGTCGTCCGGCACCTGTGACACCAAGGAAAGAACTCTCGGCAAGGGCGACGTGCTCGGCCTGCGGGCCCTGTACTGA
- a CDS encoding ABC transporter permease encodes MIKFAIQGLLARKLRTALTAIGVVLGVALISGTYVLTDSITSAFDSIFTQNYKNTDAAITGKNAIDASEDGTVPAPPFDAGLLAKVRGLPEVGAAGGAVNGEAQLIGKDGKSIVFGGAPNLGFSVDPTLPQFNSLTLVSGSWPAGDQVVIDTKTAKEKGFTTGDTIGVQARGAAEQMKISGLVEFGAVSSIGGATLAGFDLGTAQRLFDKAGKLDQILIATKAGTSEQQMLDAVRQILPAATQVRTADEQAKEDAAGTSSFLSFLQTFLLVFGGIALFVGSFVIANSLSITIAQRTREFATLRTLGASRRQLLSTVVLEALVTGFVASVAGLFLGLAIATGLFKLFDAVGFTLPNNGLVFRTRTIVVALIVGVLVTVLASLRPAWRATRVPPIAAVREGATLAPGRLNRYRPLGAALLAAGGIALVLVGLFADGLSTKTLLLLLGAGVLLLFIGIALFSARLVRPLATVSDPIARWSVVVLTALIWPFFLVPLWLVRRLFGRRTEFPGVLPDGPAVSIGGQNSRRDPHRTASTAAALMIGLALVTLVATLGAGLIRPFEQAVDGIFSADYAITAQNNFSPLPPPVAAEVAKVPGVEKVTSVRGGQAKAFGKTITITAVDPQAPQLLTFDWRSGSQASLGELGADGAIVDAAYADSHALALGSSFPMQTATGKTLQLQVKGVFRPPAGGSPFGNVTISTATFDATTSQPLNIYTFVNMSGGVTAANTATLNDALSTFPNAKALTRDEFKKAQTDSIKSILNVLYVLLALSVLVSLFGIVNTLVLTVFERTRELGMLRAIGLTRGQVKKMIRQESVITALIGAVIGIVLGLLLASLLAARLDEISFTIPVAQLVIFAVVSVVVGIFAAIWPARRAAKLNPLEALQYE; translated from the coding sequence GTGATCAAGTTCGCGATCCAGGGTCTACTGGCCCGCAAGTTGCGGACGGCGCTGACCGCGATCGGCGTCGTCCTCGGGGTCGCGCTGATCTCGGGCACCTATGTGCTGACCGACTCGATCACGTCCGCGTTCGACTCGATCTTCACCCAGAACTACAAGAACACCGATGCCGCGATCACCGGCAAGAACGCCATCGACGCGTCCGAGGACGGGACGGTGCCGGCACCGCCGTTCGACGCGGGCCTGCTCGCGAAGGTCCGTGGGCTGCCCGAGGTCGGTGCGGCCGGCGGCGCGGTGAACGGTGAGGCGCAGCTGATCGGCAAGGACGGCAAGTCGATCGTCTTCGGCGGCGCCCCGAACCTCGGCTTCAGCGTCGATCCGACGCTGCCGCAGTTCAACTCGCTCACCCTCGTCTCGGGGTCCTGGCCGGCCGGTGACCAGGTCGTCATCGACACGAAAACCGCCAAGGAGAAGGGATTCACGACCGGCGACACGATCGGCGTGCAGGCCCGTGGCGCGGCCGAGCAGATGAAGATCTCCGGGCTGGTCGAGTTCGGCGCGGTGTCGTCGATCGGCGGCGCGACGCTGGCCGGGTTCGATCTCGGGACGGCGCAGCGCCTGTTCGACAAGGCCGGCAAGCTCGACCAGATCCTGATCGCGACCAAGGCCGGCACCAGCGAGCAGCAGATGCTCGACGCCGTCCGGCAGATCCTGCCCGCCGCGACACAGGTCCGGACCGCCGACGAACAGGCCAAGGAGGACGCGGCCGGTACGTCGAGCTTCCTGAGCTTCCTGCAGACGTTCCTGCTCGTGTTCGGCGGGATCGCGTTGTTCGTCGGCTCGTTCGTGATCGCCAACTCGCTGTCGATCACGATCGCCCAGCGCACCCGTGAGTTCGCGACCCTGCGCACGCTCGGCGCCTCGCGCCGGCAACTCCTCAGCACGGTCGTGCTGGAGGCGCTCGTGACCGGTTTCGTCGCGTCCGTGGCCGGATTGTTCCTCGGGCTCGCGATCGCGACCGGGTTGTTCAAGCTCTTCGACGCGGTCGGTTTCACCCTGCCGAACAACGGGCTGGTGTTCCGGACCCGGACGATCGTGGTGGCCCTGATCGTCGGCGTACTGGTCACTGTCCTGGCCAGTCTGCGCCCGGCCTGGCGAGCGACGCGGGTGCCGCCGATCGCGGCGGTCCGCGAAGGCGCGACCTTGGCACCGGGACGGTTGAACCGGTATCGGCCGCTGGGCGCTGCCCTGCTCGCCGCGGGCGGGATCGCGCTCGTGCTGGTCGGACTGTTCGCCGACGGGTTGTCGACCAAGACTCTGCTGCTGTTGCTCGGCGCCGGGGTGTTGCTGCTGTTCATCGGCATCGCCTTGTTCTCCGCGCGTCTGGTCCGCCCGCTGGCGACGGTGTCCGATCCGATCGCGCGCTGGTCGGTCGTCGTACTGACCGCACTGATCTGGCCGTTCTTCCTGGTTCCGTTGTGGCTGGTACGTCGTCTGTTCGGCCGGCGCACCGAATTCCCGGGCGTACTGCCGGACGGGCCGGCCGTATCCATCGGCGGACAGAACAGCCGGCGGGATCCACACCGGACCGCGTCGACCGCGGCGGCGCTGATGATCGGACTCGCCTTGGTCACGCTCGTCGCCACGTTGGGGGCGGGTCTGATCAGGCCGTTCGAGCAGGCCGTCGACGGAATCTTCAGCGCCGACTACGCGATCACCGCACAGAACAACTTCAGCCCGCTGCCGCCACCGGTCGCAGCCGAGGTCGCGAAGGTGCCTGGCGTCGAGAAGGTGACCAGCGTGCGCGGCGGCCAGGCGAAGGCGTTCGGCAAGACGATCACGATCACCGCGGTCGACCCGCAGGCGCCACAGCTGCTCACCTTCGACTGGCGCTCCGGATCGCAGGCGTCACTCGGCGAGCTGGGCGCCGACGGTGCGATCGTCGACGCGGCGTACGCCGACAGCCACGCCCTCGCTCTCGGGTCGAGCTTCCCGATGCAGACCGCCACCGGGAAGACCCTGCAACTGCAGGTGAAGGGCGTCTTCCGCCCGCCGGCGGGCGGCTCGCCGTTCGGGAACGTGACGATCTCGACGGCCACGTTCGACGCGACCACCTCGCAACCGCTGAACATCTACACGTTCGTGAACATGAGCGGCGGTGTCACCGCCGCGAACACCGCGACCCTGAACGATGCCCTGAGCACCTTCCCGAACGCCAAGGCGCTGACGCGGGACGAGTTCAAGAAGGCGCAGACGGACAGCATCAAGAGCATCCTGAACGTGCTCTACGTCCTGCTCGCGTTGTCGGTGCTGGTCAGCCTGTTCGGCATCGTCAACACGCTGGTGCTGACGGTCTTCGAGCGGACCCGCGAGCTCGGCATGCTGCGCGCGATCGGCCTGACCCGCGGTCAGGTGAAGAAGATGATCCGGCAGGAGAGCGTGATCACCGCGCTGATCGGGGCCGTGATCGGGATCGTCCTCGGCCTGCTGCTCGCCTCGCTGCTGGCCGCGCGACTGGACGAGATCTCGTTCACCATCCCGGTCGCCCAGCTGGTGATCTTCGCCGTCGTCTCGGTGGTGGTCGGGATCTTCGCCGCCATCTGGCCGGCCCGGCGCGCGGCCAAGCTGAATCCGCTCGAAGCACTGCAGTACGAGTAG